TCCCCTCTTGACGGCGCGGGATCTTGATCCCGCGCTCGTTTTGCCGCCACCTCCTGCGTCCGGCAGCGCGCAGGCGGTGGCGGAGCTTGCCGAATTGCACGCTCAGGAATTGACGCGCACGCCAGCCGAGGAAGCGACAGCACGGCGCGACGGCGATACCAAGAATGCAACGATCTTCGCCGAAGTGCTCGGCTCGAAATTCGTGCTGGAACAACTGCCCGCCACAACCGCAATGTTGGCGCTGGTGCGGGCCAGTGAAAAAGACGTGGTCGATCGCGGTAAAGACCATTTCCGGCGGATGCGGCCCTATGCCGTCGATACGACGCTGAAAAGCTGCAAGCACAGTGACGAGATCTACACGAGCTATCCCAGCGGCCATACGTCAATGGCCTTTTCGATGGGCGAAGTTCTCGCGCGACTGGTACCCGAAAGCGCCGACGCGATCCTCACTCGAGCGGCGCGATACGGACAAAGCCGGATCGTTTGCGAACAGCATTTCGGTAGCGACATAACCGCCGGGCAACAACTCGGCACGCTGATTGCCGAACGGCTGATGGGCAAGCCGGACTTTCGTATCGCCTTCGATGCCGCCCGCATGGAACTCATTCAGGCAGGAATAGCGCGCGCGAGTACCCCTTTGAGGAATTGACCATGACGCCATCTAAATATCTCGCGACACTGGCCGGTACGGCGCTCATGCTCGGTGGCGGCGCACATGCGGCGCAAAAAGAAACCCTGCACTATCTCACCAGTGCCGATGTCGAGCCGGTCATGATCCTGCCCAAACCCTTTGCACCGGGTTCGGATGGCGAAAATGCCGAACTCGCCGAATTGCACCGGATCATCGCGTCGGCCAGCGCCGCGCGCATGGCGCAGGCCAAATGGGACGATGCGCATGAAGATCCCGCGCTGTTCGACGATGTGCTTGGCGTCAAACTGGAGGTGATGCCTGCAACCTGGGCGCTGCTGAGCGAAGTGCAGGAAGAAGGCGAAGTCGCCGCCGATGTCTCGAAAAACTATTTTGACCGTGCTCGCCCCTGGGCGACCGACTCTACGCTGGCGAATTGCGATGCAGGCAAGAACGCAAATCCACGCCGCTCCTACCCGAGCGGCCATTCGACCCTAAGCTATTCGGTCGGTTTCGTCCTTGCGCGTCTCGTGCCCGAAAAGGCGGACGTGATCCTGTCGCGCGCTGCAGATTATGCCATGAGCCGTCAGGTCTGCGGCGTTCACTATCCCTCCGATACCGAGGCAAGCCATGTCCTTGCCACGATCATCGGAACCAAACTTCTCGCCAATCCGTCCTTTGTTGCAAAGATGGCTGCCGCACGGAGCGAACTCCGGGCGGCTCATCTGACACATTGGTAAACGGCGGGACTAAATATCCCGCCTCAGTGACGCGACATCACGGCCACATGGAACGAACCGGGAATTGCCGCTGGTCGCGCGCCAGCGGTTGCGGGGGGAGAAAAATGCGCTGTCGGCAAATAGAGCATCCCATCCGCTGGATTGAGAGCGCCGGTTCGCGCCCCGACTTCCGATTTTGCCGTGCTCACGACTTTGGCTCCGCCCGCTGCGTCCAGCGCGATGATGCTCAGTGTCCCATCCCGCCCGTTGGGAATAATGGCGGTCCGCCGCGCCATATCCATGATGACGGCATCAGGGCCGCTGCCAATCGGCAACAGCGCCACCATCTTGTGCGATGTGACGCTGACCAGCGCAGCCTTGCCATTGGCACACGCGCTGATGAGCTGGCCCGTCTTGCCGTCAAAGCCGAGACCCGTTGGCCCCGTACAGCCAGGCAGCGGAATTGCAGCACCAATCTTGCCAGTGGTGAGGTTCGCGCTCTCGATCTCGTTCAAATCTTCATTGTTCACATACAGCATATTGTTGTTGCCAAGCACGCCGAATTCGAGCGCAGGCTTCAGCGTGATCGTGCGAATGACCTTGCGGGTTGCGACGTCGATAATAGACACCGTTCCGCTCTTCGCATTCATCACCATCGCATGGCCGGTAGCGGGATCATAAAAGGCCGCGTCAGGGTCGTTTCCCACGGCGATCTGAGCCAGTTCGTGGCCGTCGCCCGTGTCGAGTAAACGCACGCTATTGTCGTGACCGCTCGTCACCAGCAGCATCGATTTGCCGGGGATGGGGACAACTGCGTGTGCTCTGGCGATGGCGCCGAATAAGCGGATCGTGTTGCTATGGGCCAGATCGACAGCCAGCACAGTGTTGCCATGTGCGACATATAGCCGGTGCGCCGCGCCATCGACGCTCGCATAATCCCACCCGCCATCGGGTCCGGCAATCGAACCACTGGCAACATAAGTAGGTGCCGGGCCCGCCGAAACCAGCGTGGCAGCACCAATGGAGACGAGCAGCATCTTGAAAGCAGTGCGCAGCATGAACGGACTCGATTTTGATTTGGAGTGAGGCGTTCAGAGTGACGATGGGTGCGCGCGGATGCCAGCAACTTTGCCGGACATTGGGAAGATTTATAACTAAGCTGCGACTTTCGGGCTATCGCGTCCTTCGTTCACAATGATCACTAAAGGCCATTCGAATGCGGGTATTGGTTGCTGAGGACGACGCCGATACGACCGACATCGTCGTGCGCGCTTTATCCAAACTCGGCCATATCGTGACAGCGGTAGCGACCGGTGGCGACGCGCTCCATGCCGGGGTGGCGGGCGCTTATGATGTCATCGTGCTCGATCGGATGCTTCCCGGAATCAATGGAGTGGAAGTCCTGCAACGCTGGCGCGCAGCGGGCATTCATACGCCGGTCCTGATGCTCACCGCGCTTGGCGGTATTGCTGACAGGGTAGGGGGGCTGGAGGCTGGCGCGGACGACTATCTGGTTAAACCCTTTGCGACCGTCGAACTCGCAGCGCGACTGACCGCATTGCAGCGACGCCCCGTTATTGCCGACCTGCCGACCCGGCTTCAAGTGGGGTCGATCACATTGGATCTGCTAAAGCGAGAGGTGAGGCGCGCTGGACGAGAGGTTCACCTGCAACCGCGCGAATTTGCCCTGCTCGAACAGCTCATGCGACACGCCGGGGAAGTGGTGACGCGCTCGATGTTCCTCGAACGGGTTTGGGGCTTTCACTTCGATCCGCAGACCAACATCGTCGAGAGCCACCTCAGTCGATTGCGATCGAAACTGAAAGATGGCTTTACCACGGATCCGATCGAAACATTGCGTGGTGTTGGTTATCGAATGCGTCTCGATGTCGAGGATGGCTGATGTCTAGAAACACCAGCGCGGCTTATCGGATTGCCTTCACCTATTCCTGCGCCTTTGCGCTCGCGATTCTCGCTTTGGGGGTGACGGTTTACTATGCGGCCGACGCCCAGTTCCGTAACCAGCAGGACGTCGGAATCGCGGAGGGAAGCACGCTCCTCCTGCGCGAATATTACGAAGGCGGTATTCCTGACCTCAGCGCCGCGATCGCTCAGCGCGAAGAACAGCTTAACAGTGCCGGCTATCGCTATGCGCTTTTCGATCCATCCGGGGTCCGGCGCGCGGGAACGCTTGCCACGACCAGGCCGAGGGTGGGAAAACAGGATCTGATTGTCGCAGTCTCGCATGGCAAGACCAGCGACGCACGCGCGCTCGTGACGGAATTGCCAGGGGGGTATCGTTTTGTCACCGCGGTCGATCTTACGGCGCTTGAACGTATCGACACGATCATATTCGAACTGTTCACGGTGGCGTTCGTCCTCGTCATTCTGATGGGGGTGGGGGCCGCTTTGCTCCTTGGCGGGTATCTGCGAAGCCGTCTCAGCAGGATCAGCGGTACCGCACAGGCGATCGTCGCGGGCGACCTTGACCACCGCATTCCGGTCAGCGCACGTAACGACGAATTCGATCAGTTGGGCGCGGTCCTCAATGCGATGCTCGACCGGATTGCACGGCTGCTCGAAAATCTCCGTCAGGTATCGAGCGACGTCGCTCATGACCTGCGGACGCCGCTCGCAAGGCTGCGCGGCCAGATCGAGGCAGCCCTAGATGGGGATCAGGATGCGGCGGTTCTCCGCCGCAGTCTGAAGCGGTCCCTCGCGCAAAGCGATGAACTATTGTCGCTATTTGCCGCAATTCTCCGCATTGCAGAGGTTGAGTCCGGGGCACTGACGCGTCATTTCATCCATATCAGCCTGTCCGAACTCGCGACTGATTTGTACGATTCCTATGCACCGGCGGTGGCGGATACCGGCCGGTTGATCGAAAGCGCGATCGAACCCGGAGCGGACATCGTTGGTGATCGCGAACTTCTCGCTCAGGCGCTGATCAACTTACTCGACAATGCCCAGCGCCACACGCCACCATCGACGCGGATATCACTCGGCGTAAGGGCCACGGACCGGCATGTGATCGTGACCGTCGCGGATAATGGGCCAGGTGTCGCGCCCGGCAACCGATCCGTCATCGTGCAGAGATTTGCGCGTTTGGACACAAGCCGAACGACACCGGGGCATGGCCTTGGCTTGAATCTGGTGTCGGTAATCGCCGAGGCGCATGGCGGAAGTTTGATAATCGAGGACAACGCTCCCGGCCTGCGTGTGTCGATAGTTCTGCCACGCCAAACATTGCGATTTCCCAATCTTGCCCCAAACCGCCCGGTGTGAGGTTTCAGGAGTCGGTATGATTAGATAGTGCGCAATGATGTCAGGCATCTGCGACAAGCGAATGGAAAATGAATGAAGCGTCGCTTGGTACTTCTAAGTGTCTTGCTCATGACTGCTCTTTCGGCTTGCGCATCTTATAATGCCGCGCCGCTCGATCCCCTCACAGCAGTCCTCGCGAAACCTGACATGGCGATATTGTCGGCGGATGCGGGCAAGATCGACCGTCCGTGGCTGACGCCGCAGTCAATCGACCTCGCCCAGCCTTTGACGCCCAACGCGCTGGCAGTAATCGCGATAATCGAAAATCCCGACCTGAAAGCGTTGCGCACGAAGTCTGGGGTTGCGGCCGCTCAGGCTTTTGCCGCGCGGCTTTTGCCTGATCCGACGGCACAACTTGGCTTTGATAAATTGCTGTCCGGTCCCGACGCATTCAACGGTTTTGCGGGACAGCTTGGCTTCGATCTGAACGCATTGCGCACGGCGCGGGTCACGCGCGAAAGTGGGGAGGCGGCAAAGCGTCAGGTTCGGCTCGATCTGGCATGGGTGGAATGGCAGACAGCGGAGCAGGCACGGCTTCAGGGGGTTAGGATCGTTGCGTTAGAGGCACAAATCGACCTCGCGAAAGCCAGCGCGACAGCGGCGGAACACCTGTTCCGAGCGGTAGAAAACGCCGCCGGGCGCGGTGATCTGGCGGCCGGCGAAGTCGATGCGCGTCGTTTGGCGACGCTCGATGCCGACGAGAAATACCAAGCGGCTGCGCGCGACCTGACGACGGCGCGGGGGGAGTTGAACAAACTGCTCGGCCTGCCTCCCGAAACGACCCTCCACCTCGCCACCCCGCCCCAACCAGCGATTGCTCCCGCGAGTTCGGTACTGGTTACCCAGGCGATCGACCGTCGCCTCGACCTTCAGGCGCTGCGCGCCGGATATGACGTGGCCGAGGGTGAGATGCACCGGGCGATCCTGAACCAGTTTCCCAATCTGTCGCTAACCATCGCATCCGCCCGTGACACCGCCGGAAATTATACGCTGGGTCCGCAAGTCGGCTTCACCCTGCCGCTCTGGAATCGCAACCGTGGCGGGATCGCGGTGGTCGATGCCACGCGCGCGCAACTTCGAGCCGAATATGACGCGCGATTGTTCCAGACCCGCGCAGAGATTGCGGCAGCGGTCGCAGGACTTGCAACCATCCGCCAGCAGCGCGCCGAATTGCTCACCAAGCTCCCCGCAATCGAACGCTTCGCCGCCAGCTCGACCCGCGCAGCCCAACGTGGCGACCTCGCGCTCGCCCTTGCCGCAACCGCCGCGCAATCACTGCGCGATCGAAAGACGACACTTCTCCAACTCGACCAGCAGGCAGCCGAAACGACGATTGCGCTCGAACTGCTGTCAGGCGGCCCCAGCGAAGGATGGACCCGTTGAAAACGCTCGCACTCATGGCCTTTTTGATGCTCGGCGCGTGCGGCGCAGCGACCGAACCCACGACCGAGGCAAGCCCAACCGCGACGATCAGGTCCGCCGTCGCAACGCTCGGCGCGTCGCGCGACGACGTGACCGTCTATGGCGCAGCGGAAGCGGGGCCGGGCGGCGAACGTTCGGTAATCTCAATGCGTGAAGCGTTATTGGTCGCAATCCTTGCTCCCACCGGCACCGCCGTCAGCGCAGGGCAACCGATCGCCACCCTGAAACCAAGCCCCTCCGCCGCCCTCGATCTCGCCAGGGCATCCAGCGACGCCACCACCGCCAACGCCGCCCTTGCGCGGGCATTGCGCTTGCGCGCCGACGGTCTGGTTAGCGATGCCGACGTCGAAACCGCCCGCGCCGCCGCCCGCACCGCCACGGCTGCAAAGGCCAGCTCAGGCAGCGGCAGCGGCGTCCTGCGCGCACCCGTTGCAGGCACCGTGCAAAGCCTGACCGCCAAACCCGGCGATCAGATCGCCGCCGGTGCCTCGGTCGCATCGGTTGCCGCCACCGGAGAACGCCGCGCGCGTTTCGGTGTCGATCCAGCGGTCTCCGCGCGCATCCATCCGGGTCAGCAGATCAGGATCGAGCCGATCAGCGGTGGCGCACCGATCATCGCAACCGTCGTCGGCGTCGATCCGGCAGTCGATGCGGCCACACGCCTCGCCTCTGTTTTCGCCCGTGTCCCGGCATCGGTCAGCGTCGGCACCCCGCTTCGCGGCCATGTCGCGGTCGGCGCATCGGTTTCTGGTGTGACTATCCCCTATGCCGCGTTGCTCGACGAAGCAGGCCAGAGCTTTGTGTTCGTCGTGAACAAGGGCGCGGTCAAAAAACGTAATGTGTCGCCCGGCAGTACGTCGGGTGAAGCCGTGACCATATTGACCGGACTGCAACCCGGCGAACGCGTCGTTACCGAAGGGGGCACCGCGCTCGAAGACGGCATGAAAGTGCGCGAAGACCGGCTTGAAAACGGCGCTTCCAGATGAAGGAACTGATGCGGCGTCACAGCCGCTCGATCTGGCTAAGCGTCTTCCTCATCACGCTCGCAGGGCTCGTCGCCGCAACACGCCTGCCGGTCGCGCTGTTCCCGCATATCGATTATCCACGCGTTGTCGTGGCAATCGATGCCGGCGACCGCGATGCGACCCAGATGGCGGCGGTCGTCACGCGCCCCGCCGAAATCGCCCTGCGGGCAATTCCGGGTGTTACGCAAATCCGTTCCGTCACCAGTCGCGGCTCCGCAGAAGTCTCGCTGACCTTTGGCTGGGGCGACGATATGGTTGCGGCGACGCTGGCGACACAGGGCGCGCTGGCGACGATCATCCCCGATTTGCCTATAGGAACGCGGTTCAGCGTGCGTCGCTCCGACCCGTCGATTTTCCCGGTCGTCGGCCTGTCGCTGACTTCGACAAAACGCAGCGACACCGAACTGGCGCAACTCGCCCAGTTAAAGTTGCGGCCTGTGCTTTCGACGGTGCCCGGCGTCGCGGGCGTGGACGTGCTTGGCGGATCGGTCCCGGAACTGGAGGTCGAAGTCGATCCGGCCAAACTGCAATCACTCGGCATTACGACGAATGACGTCGCAACGGCGCTCGCCAGCGCAAACAGCATCTCCGCTGTCGGCAGGCTTGAGGATCGCCACCGCCTCTATCTCGCACTGGTCGAGGACAGGATCGGGAACGAAGCCGACATTGCCGCAATTCCGGTCAAATCGGGGGCAGGGGCGGCAAGTGGTATTGTCACGATCGGACAGGTTGCAAGCATCCGCCGCGCCACCGCACCCGCATGGACGAAAGTGACATTGAACGGCACCCGCGCGGTGCTGGTTAACGTCCGTCAGACGCCCACCGCCGACGCAGTCGCGTTGGTCAAGGCGGTCGATGCGCGGATCAAGAGCGCGGCACTTCCCGCCGACGTGAAGATCAGCTTTTTCTACGACCAGTCCGAACTCGTCACCGGTGCCGCCAACGCCGTCCGCGACGCCATTTTGCTGGGTGCCGTGCTTGCGGGAATCGTGTTGTTCGTCTTCCTGCGCAGTTGGCGGTTGATGGTCATTACTGCGTCGATGCTGCCCGCCGTGCTCGCCGCGACCTGCCTGATCCTTTACGTTTTGGGCATGAGTTTCAACATGATGACCCTCGGCGGTATGGCCGCGGCGGTCGGGCTGGTCGTCGACGATGCGGTCGTCATGCTCGAACATCTGATGCGCCGGCTTCAGGAATCTGAGCATGACGGCGAAGGAACCAGACCGTCGATGCTGGCCGCCGCGCGCGAAATGGCGCGACCCCTGTTTGGATCGACAGTGGCAACCATCGTCGTGTTCTTGCCACTGGCCTTCATCACAGGTGTCACCGGCGGCTTTTTCAAGGCGCTCGCGATCACCATCGTTGCAGCACTCGGCATCTCGCTGCTTTACGCGCGATATGTCCTGCCGCTGGTCGCCGACCACTGGTTGACCCCAAAGGATGCAGAGGCCACCGAAAAGGCCGACGGCTTTATGGGCGGCATCATCCGGCGCTACGAAGGGGGCGTCACACGCGCCCTGAAGCGACCCGGATTGTTCGCTGCCGTTATCGCTACGGTATTGATCGTCATCGGCGCGGTGTCGTGGAACCGGGTCGAATCCGGCTTCATGCCAAAGATGGACGAGGGCGGCTTCATCCTCGATTATAAGGCAAAGCCAGGTGCTGCGCTGAGCGACACCGACCGGCTTTTGCGACAGGTTGAAAAGATCATTCAGGCCACGCCCGAAGTTGCCAGCTATTCGCGGCGCACGGGCATCCAATTGGGTGGAGGGCTGACCGAAGCCGATGAGGGCGATTTCTTCGTGCGCCTGAACAACGGCCGCCGCCGCGACATCGAAAAGGTGATGTCGGAAATTCGGGGCAAAGTCGGGCTACAAGTGCCCGGTCTCGAAATCGAAACCGCGCAATTGATGGAAGATTTGATCGGCGATCTGACCGCCATCCCTCAACCGATCGAAGTAAAGCTGTTCGGCGACGATGAAACGCAGCTTGCCGATGCCGCGCAAAAGGTCGCCGACGGGATCGGCAGGATCACTGGCATTGTAGAGGTCAACAACGGCCTGCGCGTGGCAGGCGATGCCATCGTCATCAACGTCGATCGCGCTGCCGCCGCACTTGCCGGACTCGATGCAGGAGCCGTCGCAACCCAGATCGGGTCGCAGGTCGATGGCACGATCGCAACGCAGGTTCAGGCGGACGAGCAGGTGATTAACGTGCGGGTCCGTTTGCCGCAGGAACTCCGTCGCCGCGCCGATGCGCTGTCGTCACTGACTTTGCGCGCGACCGATGGGCGCATCGTTTCGCTCGGCTCCATCGCCAAAATCAGCATCGCAGCGGGACAGCGCCAGATCACCCGCGAAGACCTGTCGCCATTCATTCCGGTGACGGCGCGGCTCGATGGCCTCGATCTCGGCAGCGCCATCAAACAGGTCCAGGTCAAGGTTGCCGAACTGAAACTGCCCCCCTCGATCCGCGTCGAATATGGCGGCCTTTACCAGCAGCAGACCCAGTCGTTCCGCGATCTCACGACCGTATTCGTCGCCGCATTGTTGCTGTCGGCTTTGTTGCTGACTCTGTTGTTTGAAAAATGGTCGTTTACGTTCGGGGTGATCGGCACGGTGCTGGTATCGGTGATGGCCGTCCTTGCCGGGCTGTGGCTCACCGGCACTGAACTCGACATATCGGCGCTGATGGGGCTGACGATGGTCGTCGGCATGATTACCGAACTGGCGATCTTCTACCTCGCCGAACTTGATGCCGATCACCCGCTTAACGCACAAAGCCTGATCGCGGCGGGGCGGGCGCGGTTACGCCCTATCCTGATGTCGGCCCTTATCGCTATCCTCACGCTTTTTCCGCTGGCTCTCGGCATCGGTCGCGGTTCGGGCCTCCAAAAACCGCTCGCCACCGCGATCATATTCGGGCTGGCGGTCGGCGCACCATTGATAGTAACCTTTTTGCCGATGCTCGTCCTTGTGATGACGCGGCGTCGAAAGGACATCATTGCGCGCTAACAGGCGATTTTTAGCATGACCGTGGATGGTTTGCTGATTGTCTTCATGACCGATCGGGCAATGCTGTTGCGCTTCCTGATCGCGCGCGGTGCATCGCCTGCAGAGAGCGAAGATATATTACAGGAACTTTTCCTGAAACTTCGAACCGTGCAGGTCGGTCCTGTCAGCGAACCAAAGTCCTATCTTTACCGGATGGCCCATAATCTTTTGAACGATCGGCGGCGCGCGGCCACACGACAGGGCGCACGCGAATCCGCATGGGCATCGACCCGCATC
This genomic stretch from Sphingomonas paeninsulae harbors:
- a CDS encoding phosphatase PAP2 family protein codes for the protein MRGLLAFAVLLVAAAPVPKTAPLLTARDLDPALVLPPPPASGSAQAVAELAELHAQELTRTPAEEATARRDGDTKNATIFAEVLGSKFVLEQLPATTAMLALVRASEKDVVDRGKDHFRRMRPYAVDTTLKSCKHSDEIYTSYPSGHTSMAFSMGEVLARLVPESADAILTRAARYGQSRIVCEQHFGSDITAGQQLGTLIAERLMGKPDFRIAFDAARMELIQAGIARASTPLRN
- a CDS encoding phosphatase PAP2 family protein, which encodes MTPSKYLATLAGTALMLGGGAHAAQKETLHYLTSADVEPVMILPKPFAPGSDGENAELAELHRIIASASAARMAQAKWDDAHEDPALFDDVLGVKLEVMPATWALLSEVQEEGEVAADVSKNYFDRARPWATDSTLANCDAGKNANPRRSYPSGHSTLSYSVGFVLARLVPEKADVILSRAADYAMSRQVCGVHYPSDTEASHVLATIIGTKLLANPSFVAKMAAARSELRAAHLTHW
- a CDS encoding YncE family protein, whose protein sequence is MLRTAFKMLLVSIGAATLVSAGPAPTYVASGSIAGPDGGWDYASVDGAAHRLYVAHGNTVLAVDLAHSNTIRLFGAIARAHAVVPIPGKSMLLVTSGHDNSVRLLDTGDGHELAQIAVGNDPDAAFYDPATGHAMVMNAKSGTVSIIDVATRKVIRTITLKPALEFGVLGNNNMLYVNNEDLNEIESANLTTGKIGAAIPLPGCTGPTGLGFDGKTGQLISACANGKAALVSVTSHKMVALLPIGSGPDAVIMDMARRTAIIPNGRDGTLSIIALDAAGGAKVVSTAKSEVGARTGALNPADGMLYLPTAHFSPPATAGARPAAIPGSFHVAVMSRH
- a CDS encoding response regulator transcription factor, with product MRVLVAEDDADTTDIVVRALSKLGHIVTAVATGGDALHAGVAGAYDVIVLDRMLPGINGVEVLQRWRAAGIHTPVLMLTALGGIADRVGGLEAGADDYLVKPFATVELAARLTALQRRPVIADLPTRLQVGSITLDLLKREVRRAGREVHLQPREFALLEQLMRHAGEVVTRSMFLERVWGFHFDPQTNIVESHLSRLRSKLKDGFTTDPIETLRGVGYRMRLDVEDG
- a CDS encoding HAMP domain-containing sensor histidine kinase, which codes for MSRNTSAAYRIAFTYSCAFALAILALGVTVYYAADAQFRNQQDVGIAEGSTLLLREYYEGGIPDLSAAIAQREEQLNSAGYRYALFDPSGVRRAGTLATTRPRVGKQDLIVAVSHGKTSDARALVTELPGGYRFVTAVDLTALERIDTIIFELFTVAFVLVILMGVGAALLLGGYLRSRLSRISGTAQAIVAGDLDHRIPVSARNDEFDQLGAVLNAMLDRIARLLENLRQVSSDVAHDLRTPLARLRGQIEAALDGDQDAAVLRRSLKRSLAQSDELLSLFAAILRIAEVESGALTRHFIHISLSELATDLYDSYAPAVADTGRLIESAIEPGADIVGDRELLAQALINLLDNAQRHTPPSTRISLGVRATDRHVIVTVADNGPGVAPGNRSVIVQRFARLDTSRTTPGHGLGLNLVSVIAEAHGGSLIIEDNAPGLRVSIVLPRQTLRFPNLAPNRPV
- a CDS encoding TolC family protein, translating into MKRRLVLLSVLLMTALSACASYNAAPLDPLTAVLAKPDMAILSADAGKIDRPWLTPQSIDLAQPLTPNALAVIAIIENPDLKALRTKSGVAAAQAFAARLLPDPTAQLGFDKLLSGPDAFNGFAGQLGFDLNALRTARVTRESGEAAKRQVRLDLAWVEWQTAEQARLQGVRIVALEAQIDLAKASATAAEHLFRAVENAAGRGDLAAGEVDARRLATLDADEKYQAAARDLTTARGELNKLLGLPPETTLHLATPPQPAIAPASSVLVTQAIDRRLDLQALRAGYDVAEGEMHRAILNQFPNLSLTIASARDTAGNYTLGPQVGFTLPLWNRNRGGIAVVDATRAQLRAEYDARLFQTRAEIAAAVAGLATIRQQRAELLTKLPAIERFAASSTRAAQRGDLALALAATAAQSLRDRKTTLLQLDQQAAETTIALELLSGGPSEGWTR
- a CDS encoding efflux RND transporter periplasmic adaptor subunit, with product MKTLALMAFLMLGACGAATEPTTEASPTATIRSAVATLGASRDDVTVYGAAEAGPGGERSVISMREALLVAILAPTGTAVSAGQPIATLKPSPSAALDLARASSDATTANAALARALRLRADGLVSDADVETARAAARTATAAKASSGSGSGVLRAPVAGTVQSLTAKPGDQIAAGASVASVAATGERRARFGVDPAVSARIHPGQQIRIEPISGGAPIIATVVGVDPAVDAATRLASVFARVPASVSVGTPLRGHVAVGASVSGVTIPYAALLDEAGQSFVFVVNKGAVKKRNVSPGSTSGEAVTILTGLQPGERVVTEGGTALEDGMKVREDRLENGASR
- a CDS encoding efflux RND transporter permease subunit: MKELMRRHSRSIWLSVFLITLAGLVAATRLPVALFPHIDYPRVVVAIDAGDRDATQMAAVVTRPAEIALRAIPGVTQIRSVTSRGSAEVSLTFGWGDDMVAATLATQGALATIIPDLPIGTRFSVRRSDPSIFPVVGLSLTSTKRSDTELAQLAQLKLRPVLSTVPGVAGVDVLGGSVPELEVEVDPAKLQSLGITTNDVATALASANSISAVGRLEDRHRLYLALVEDRIGNEADIAAIPVKSGAGAASGIVTIGQVASIRRATAPAWTKVTLNGTRAVLVNVRQTPTADAVALVKAVDARIKSAALPADVKISFFYDQSELVTGAANAVRDAILLGAVLAGIVLFVFLRSWRLMVITASMLPAVLAATCLILYVLGMSFNMMTLGGMAAAVGLVVDDAVVMLEHLMRRLQESEHDGEGTRPSMLAAAREMARPLFGSTVATIVVFLPLAFITGVTGGFFKALAITIVAALGISLLYARYVLPLVADHWLTPKDAEATEKADGFMGGIIRRYEGGVTRALKRPGLFAAVIATVLIVIGAVSWNRVESGFMPKMDEGGFILDYKAKPGAALSDTDRLLRQVEKIIQATPEVASYSRRTGIQLGGGLTEADEGDFFVRLNNGRRRDIEKVMSEIRGKVGLQVPGLEIETAQLMEDLIGDLTAIPQPIEVKLFGDDETQLADAAQKVADGIGRITGIVEVNNGLRVAGDAIVINVDRAAAALAGLDAGAVATQIGSQVDGTIATQVQADEQVINVRVRLPQELRRRADALSSLTLRATDGRIVSLGSIAKISIAAGQRQITREDLSPFIPVTARLDGLDLGSAIKQVQVKVAELKLPPSIRVEYGGLYQQQTQSFRDLTTVFVAALLLSALLLTLLFEKWSFTFGVIGTVLVSVMAVLAGLWLTGTELDISALMGLTMVVGMITELAIFYLAELDADHPLNAQSLIAAGRARLRPILMSALIAILTLFPLALGIGRGSGLQKPLATAIIFGLAVGAPLIVTFLPMLVLVMTRRRKDIIAR